The following are encoded together in the Mumia sp. Pv4-285 genome:
- a CDS encoding CoA-acylating methylmalonate-semialdehyde dehydrogenase has product MSTSTVIPHWLDGASFLGSAADGTTGRTGDVTNPATGGVTGQVAFADQADAERVIGAAAAAARSWAETSITKRTQVVFAFREILNARKEELAAIITSEHGKVLDDALGEVTRGLEVVEFACGIPHLLKGGYSEGVSSGVDVHSKRQPLGVVGIISPFNFPAMVPMWFFPVAIAAGNTVVLKPSEKDPSAAIWIAERWKDAGLPDGVFNVLQGDKVAVDALLDSPDVKAISFVGSTPIARYVYERASQSGKRVQALGGAKNHMVVLPDADLDLAADQAVSAGYGSAGERCMAISVVVAVGGVGDELVAKIADRTRTLRIGDGTKGTDMGPLVTQVHRDKVASFVDAGEEAGAKLVVDGREVDADGGADGFWLGPTLLDNVTPDMSVYTEEIFGPVLSVVRVDTYDEAVGLINANPYGNGVALFTSNGGAARKFEYEVEVGMIGINVPIPVPMAYYSFGGWKSSLFGDSHAHGTEGVHFFTRGKVVTSRWGDPAVKPVGGLELAFPKNS; this is encoded by the coding sequence ATGAGCACTTCGACCGTGATCCCGCACTGGCTCGACGGCGCGTCCTTCCTCGGCAGCGCCGCCGACGGCACCACCGGCCGCACCGGTGACGTCACCAACCCCGCCACCGGCGGCGTGACCGGACAGGTCGCCTTCGCGGACCAGGCCGACGCCGAACGCGTCATCGGCGCCGCAGCGGCTGCTGCCCGCTCGTGGGCGGAGACGTCCATCACCAAGCGGACGCAGGTCGTGTTCGCCTTCCGCGAGATCCTCAACGCCCGCAAGGAGGAGCTCGCCGCGATCATCACCTCCGAGCACGGCAAGGTGCTCGACGACGCGCTGGGCGAGGTGACCCGCGGACTCGAGGTCGTCGAGTTCGCCTGCGGCATCCCGCACCTGCTCAAGGGCGGATACTCCGAGGGCGTCTCGTCCGGCGTCGACGTCCACTCCAAGCGCCAGCCGCTCGGCGTCGTCGGCATCATCAGCCCGTTCAACTTCCCGGCGATGGTCCCGATGTGGTTCTTCCCGGTCGCGATCGCCGCGGGCAACACGGTCGTGCTCAAGCCCAGCGAGAAGGATCCGTCGGCCGCCATCTGGATCGCCGAGCGCTGGAAGGACGCCGGTCTGCCCGACGGTGTCTTCAACGTCCTGCAGGGCGACAAGGTGGCCGTCGACGCGCTTCTCGACAGCCCCGACGTCAAGGCCATCAGCTTCGTCGGCTCGACGCCGATCGCGCGCTACGTCTACGAGCGCGCCAGCCAGTCCGGCAAGCGCGTCCAGGCCCTCGGCGGGGCGAAGAACCACATGGTCGTCCTGCCCGACGCCGACCTCGACCTCGCGGCGGACCAGGCCGTCAGCGCCGGGTACGGCTCGGCGGGCGAGCGCTGCATGGCGATCAGCGTCGTGGTCGCCGTCGGCGGCGTCGGCGACGAGCTGGTCGCGAAGATCGCCGACCGTACGCGCACGCTGCGCATCGGCGACGGCACCAAGGGCACCGACATGGGTCCGCTCGTGACCCAGGTCCACCGCGACAAGGTCGCCTCGTTCGTCGACGCCGGTGAGGAGGCCGGGGCCAAGCTCGTCGTGGACGGGCGCGAGGTCGACGCGGACGGCGGGGCGGACGGCTTCTGGCTCGGCCCGACGCTCCTCGACAACGTCACGCCCGACATGAGCGTCTACACCGAGGAGATCTTCGGCCCGGTGCTGTCGGTCGTCCGTGTCGACACCTACGACGAGGCCGTCGGGCTCATCAACGCCAACCCGTACGGCAACGGTGTCGCGCTGTTCACCAGCAACGGTGGAGCGGCACGCAAGTTCGAGTACGAGGTCGAGGTCGGCATGATCGGCATCAACGTGCCGATCCCGGTGCCGATGGCGTACTACTCCTTCGGCGGCTGGAAGAGCTCGCTGTTCGGCGACAGCCACGCTCACGGTACGGAGGGCGTCCACTTCTTCACTCGTGGAAAGGTGGTCACGTCGCGCTGGGGTGACCCGGCCGTCAAGCCCGTCGGCGGGCTCGAGCTCGCCTTCCCGAAGAACAGCTGA
- a CDS encoding PucR family transcriptional regulator: MPLPTLRAVLASDALRAAAPDVLAGNDRLDRQVRWVHVSEVREVKGLLSGGELLLSTGLAMRGSDEDAAAYVGELVDAGATGLLVEVGETFPEVPEAALAVARERRFPVVALRRPSRFVEITEQVHRAIVAEQYERVDFARRVHERFTALSLDSAGAQSIVETAAELAGSSVVLEDLSRHVVAYAALGRPAAGLLQGWEKRSRLVAQTDLTGVTGPEGWMTSPVGLPQQRWARLVVVNPASDQERLAMVLERAAQALELARMAESDRFGIAYQAQGGFLVELADARITDVAEADARARALGLPSAAPYVGLVVRAAPPAGSTSNDPVAAHRSARRLVERVAAASRDVRVPALLGSLGPLEVAALVATGDRGGDAAVAVLADALHAQRLRQGDLDAVSVGVGAPADTVLAAGAALRHAQHVAEVAHALPPGRQKAFFRAGDVRLHGLVALLHDDPRVQAFAEAELDRLLVHEATHDDGMLGLLRQYLSVSGNKTELARISHRSRPALYKKLAHLERILGVSLDDADSRLALGVALLVHDQRRRGPVSA, translated from the coding sequence ATGCCGCTCCCCACGTTGCGCGCCGTGCTCGCCTCCGACGCGCTGCGGGCCGCCGCCCCCGACGTGCTCGCGGGCAACGACCGCCTCGACCGCCAGGTCCGATGGGTGCACGTGAGCGAGGTCCGCGAGGTCAAGGGCCTCCTCTCCGGCGGGGAGCTGCTCCTGTCCACCGGCCTCGCGATGCGCGGGAGCGACGAGGACGCGGCGGCGTACGTCGGTGAGCTCGTCGACGCCGGGGCGACCGGTCTCCTCGTCGAGGTCGGCGAGACGTTCCCCGAGGTCCCGGAAGCGGCCCTGGCGGTCGCTCGCGAGAGGCGGTTCCCCGTCGTCGCTCTGCGTCGACCGTCGCGCTTCGTGGAGATCACCGAGCAGGTGCACCGCGCGATCGTCGCCGAGCAGTACGAGCGGGTCGACTTCGCGCGGCGCGTCCACGAGCGGTTCACCGCGCTCAGCCTCGACAGCGCCGGCGCCCAGTCGATCGTCGAGACCGCCGCCGAGCTCGCGGGCTCGTCGGTCGTCCTCGAGGACCTCTCCCGGCACGTCGTGGCCTATGCCGCCCTCGGACGCCCGGCGGCCGGCCTCCTGCAAGGCTGGGAGAAGCGGTCGCGCCTCGTCGCCCAGACCGATCTCACGGGGGTGACCGGGCCCGAGGGGTGGATGACGTCGCCGGTCGGGCTCCCGCAGCAGCGGTGGGCCCGCCTCGTGGTCGTCAACCCGGCCTCCGACCAGGAGCGTCTCGCGATGGTTCTCGAACGCGCCGCGCAGGCGCTCGAGCTGGCCCGCATGGCGGAGAGCGACCGGTTCGGGATCGCGTACCAGGCCCAGGGTGGGTTTCTCGTCGAGCTCGCCGACGCCCGGATCACCGACGTGGCGGAGGCCGACGCCCGCGCCCGCGCTCTCGGCCTCCCCTCCGCCGCGCCGTACGTCGGTCTCGTCGTCCGCGCCGCGCCGCCCGCGGGGAGCACCAGCAACGACCCCGTCGCCGCGCACCGCAGCGCGCGCCGCCTCGTCGAACGCGTCGCCGCCGCGAGCCGCGACGTACGAGTCCCGGCGCTGCTCGGCTCGCTCGGCCCGCTGGAGGTCGCTGCACTCGTCGCGACCGGCGACCGGGGAGGGGACGCCGCGGTCGCCGTGCTCGCCGACGCGCTGCACGCTCAGCGGCTCCGCCAGGGGGACCTCGACGCGGTCTCGGTCGGTGTCGGTGCGCCCGCCGACACCGTGCTCGCCGCCGGTGCCGCGCTCCGGCACGCGCAGCACGTCGCCGAGGTCGCGCACGCCCTGCCGCCCGGGCGCCAGAAGGCGTTCTTCCGGGCAGGCGACGTCCGGCTCCACGGCCTGGTCGCGCTGCTGCACGACGACCCGCGCGTGCAGGCGTTCGCGGAGGCGGAGCTCGACCGCCTCCTCGTGCACGAGGCCACGCACGACGACGGCATGCTGGGGCTCCTCCGTCAGTACCTGTCGGTGAGCGGCAACAAGACCGAGCTCGCCCGGATCAGCCACCGCAGCCGGCCGGCGCTCTACAAGAAGCTCGCGCACCTCGAGCGCATCCTCGGCGTGAGCCTCGACGACGCCGACTCGCGGCTCGCGCTGGGCGTGGCGCTGCTCGTGCACGACCAGCGACGTCGAGGCCCCGTCAGCGCGTGA
- a CDS encoding beta-glucosidase family protein, with amino-acid sequence MSEHLITSRPVGDRNLPDSTDPSFDDLVARLSLEQKVRLLTGADFWALYDEPAVGLRRMVTSDGPAGVRGELWDERDTSANLPSPTALAATWDDALMTEVGHLLAAEARRKGVDVVLAPTVNLHRSPYGGRHFECFSEDPVLTARVGASIVRAMQADGVAATVKHFVANDSESDRLTVDMRIDERTLREVYLAPFEVIVRDAGAWAVMAAYNGVNGTTMTESPLLREVLQEEWGFDGVTMSDWYAARSTEAAGAGGLDLAMPGPTGPWNAALVDAVGDGRVPETTVDDKVRRLLRLAHRVGALEPGTSVPLVAGSAEETHALVRRIAAAGFVMLRNARVGGAPALPVDAADIRRVAVLGPNAHPGRTLGGGSAFVFPDREISPVDGLREAFGAGDVVYAEGVRSHHRIGIADSAHLTVPDSGAQGVRIRFLGHDGQVLATDERSGTAYNWNNAFAAGVVPAELGAIEITTVLTAPVSGEHHVGASGLGRFRMLLDGVVAFDELLVLPAGADPVEGLMRPPQRGAVVPLEAGDTLEVTVVRTITDHVPGADLLVSLQLNLDLPYAGDDAAIDEAVELARSADLAVVVVGTNEEVESEGFDRESLDLPGRQDELVRRVAAANPRTVVVVNAGAPVLMPWRDEVAAVLLSWFPGQEFGHALADLLTGVTEPGGRLPTTWPADEAAALPSTRPVDGRLAYEEGLHVGYRRFLRDGVEPAYWFGHGLGFTSWAYEGVDVVAGADAEARVSVRNTGDRPGRELVQVYVAREGSAVERPVRWLASYAWVSAEPGESVTVEVPVLARAFEHWDAAAGRWTVEPGDFEVQIGRSAGDVVLTATVTR; translated from the coding sequence GTGTCCGAACACCTCATCACCAGCCGTCCCGTCGGCGACCGAAACCTCCCTGATTCGACCGATCCGTCCTTCGACGACCTCGTCGCTCGATTGAGCCTCGAGCAGAAGGTGCGCCTGCTCACCGGAGCCGACTTCTGGGCCCTGTACGACGAGCCTGCCGTCGGGCTGCGCCGGATGGTCACCTCCGACGGGCCGGCGGGCGTCCGCGGCGAGCTGTGGGACGAGCGCGACACGTCGGCGAACCTGCCTTCCCCGACCGCCCTCGCGGCCACGTGGGACGACGCGCTGATGACGGAGGTCGGTCACCTGCTCGCCGCGGAGGCGCGCCGCAAGGGGGTCGACGTCGTCCTTGCGCCGACGGTCAACCTGCACCGGTCGCCGTACGGCGGGCGCCACTTCGAGTGCTTCAGCGAGGATCCGGTGCTGACCGCCCGCGTCGGTGCGTCGATCGTCCGGGCGATGCAGGCCGACGGGGTGGCGGCGACGGTGAAGCACTTCGTGGCCAACGACTCGGAGTCGGACCGCCTCACCGTCGACATGCGCATCGACGAGCGGACGCTGCGCGAGGTCTACCTGGCGCCGTTCGAGGTGATCGTGCGCGACGCCGGCGCCTGGGCGGTGATGGCCGCGTACAACGGCGTCAACGGCACCACGATGACCGAGTCCCCGCTGCTGCGCGAGGTGCTCCAGGAGGAGTGGGGCTTCGACGGCGTCACGATGAGCGACTGGTACGCCGCCCGCTCGACCGAGGCGGCCGGTGCAGGCGGTCTCGATCTCGCGATGCCGGGGCCGACCGGCCCGTGGAACGCGGCGCTGGTCGATGCCGTCGGTGACGGGCGGGTGCCGGAGACCACGGTCGACGACAAGGTACGGCGGCTGCTGAGGCTCGCGCACCGGGTCGGTGCACTCGAGCCGGGGACGTCCGTGCCGCTCGTCGCGGGTTCGGCGGAGGAGACGCACGCGCTCGTCCGCCGGATCGCCGCGGCAGGCTTCGTGATGCTGCGCAATGCACGGGTCGGCGGCGCGCCTGCTCTCCCGGTCGATGCTGCCGACATCCGGCGGGTCGCGGTACTCGGGCCGAACGCGCACCCGGGTCGCACGCTCGGCGGTGGGAGCGCGTTCGTGTTCCCCGACCGCGAGATCTCCCCGGTCGACGGACTGCGGGAGGCCTTCGGCGCCGGCGACGTCGTGTACGCGGAGGGCGTCCGCTCGCACCACCGGATCGGCATCGCCGACTCCGCCCACCTCACCGTGCCCGACTCGGGCGCCCAAGGCGTACGCATCCGCTTCCTCGGCCACGACGGGCAGGTGCTCGCGACCGACGAGCGGTCGGGGACGGCGTACAACTGGAACAACGCCTTCGCCGCCGGCGTCGTCCCGGCCGAGCTCGGCGCGATCGAGATCACGACGGTCCTGACGGCGCCGGTGTCCGGCGAGCACCACGTCGGTGCGTCCGGTCTCGGACGGTTCCGGATGCTGCTCGACGGCGTGGTGGCCTTCGACGAGCTGCTCGTCCTGCCCGCGGGCGCCGACCCGGTCGAGGGCCTCATGCGGCCGCCCCAGCGCGGCGCCGTCGTGCCGCTCGAGGCCGGTGACACCCTCGAGGTCACCGTGGTCAGGACGATCACCGACCACGTCCCTGGCGCCGACCTGCTGGTCTCGCTCCAGCTCAACCTCGACCTCCCGTACGCCGGCGACGACGCCGCGATCGACGAGGCGGTCGAGCTCGCCCGCTCCGCCGACCTCGCCGTCGTCGTGGTGGGCACGAACGAGGAGGTCGAGAGCGAGGGCTTCGACCGCGAGTCCCTCGACCTGCCCGGCCGGCAGGACGAGCTCGTACGACGCGTCGCCGCAGCGAACCCGCGCACGGTCGTCGTCGTGAACGCCGGCGCGCCGGTCCTGATGCCGTGGCGCGACGAGGTGGCCGCGGTGCTGCTCTCGTGGTTCCCCGGGCAGGAGTTCGGCCACGCACTGGCGGACCTGCTCACCGGCGTGACCGAGCCCGGCGGACGGCTGCCCACCACCTGGCCCGCTGACGAGGCCGCCGCCCTGCCGTCCACACGCCCCGTCGACGGCAGGCTGGCGTACGAGGAGGGGCTGCACGTCGGCTACCGCAGGTTCCTGCGCGACGGTGTCGAGCCGGCGTACTGGTTCGGCCACGGCCTCGGCTTCACCTCCTGGGCGTACGAGGGGGTGGATGTCGTCGCCGGCGCGGATGCCGAGGCGCGGGTCTCGGTGCGCAACACCGGCGACCGTCCGGGCCGCGAGCTGGTGCAGGTCTACGTCGCCCGGGAGGGCAGCGCGGTCGAACGGCCGGTGCGGTGGCTCGCGTCGTACGCGTGGGTGAGCGCCGAGCCGGGGGAGTCGGTGACCGTCGAGGTGCCCGTGCTGGCGCGGGCGTTCGAGCACTGGGACGCCGCGGCCGGCCGGTGGACGGTGGAGCCCGGCGACTTCGAGGTCCAGATCGGCCGCAGCGCCGGCGACGTGGTGCTGACGGCGACCGTCACGCGCTGA
- a CDS encoding carbohydrate ABC transporter permease produces MTRTAAGGGAQRTRPLPVATTMLFMVICASYFLVPLWWLLVASSKDRAALNDGDGLWFSNPILLWDNIKGALSYDNSIFVRWAFNSLIYSGVGAVLGTLFAAMAGYALAKYVFPGRNATFNVILGGVLVPATALALPLFLLFSKAGQADTMWAILLPSLVSPFGVYLARIFAASAVPDELLEAARIDGASEFRTFFTVAIRLMGPALVTIFLFQFVAIWNNFFLPLVMLQDTKLYPLTLGLHTWNSQVTHSPQLQLYVIVGSLLSIVPLVIAFLALQRFWRGGLAEGGVKA; encoded by the coding sequence ATGACCCGCACGGCAGCCGGCGGAGGCGCGCAGCGGACGAGGCCGCTGCCCGTCGCCACGACCATGCTCTTCATGGTCATCTGCGCCTCGTACTTCCTCGTGCCGCTGTGGTGGCTCCTCGTCGCGTCGAGCAAGGACCGCGCCGCGCTGAACGACGGCGACGGGCTCTGGTTCTCGAACCCGATCCTGCTCTGGGACAACATCAAGGGCGCGCTGTCCTACGACAACAGCATCTTCGTGCGTTGGGCGTTCAACAGCCTGATCTACTCCGGCGTCGGAGCGGTCCTGGGCACCCTGTTCGCGGCGATGGCGGGCTACGCGCTCGCGAAGTACGTCTTCCCGGGACGCAACGCGACCTTCAACGTGATCCTCGGTGGCGTCCTCGTCCCGGCGACCGCGCTGGCTCTGCCGTTGTTCCTGCTGTTCAGCAAGGCCGGCCAGGCCGACACCATGTGGGCGATCCTGCTCCCGAGCCTCGTCTCGCCCTTCGGGGTCTACCTGGCGCGGATCTTCGCGGCGTCGGCCGTTCCCGACGAGCTGCTGGAGGCGGCGCGCATCGACGGCGCGTCGGAGTTCCGGACGTTCTTCACCGTCGCCATCCGGCTGATGGGTCCGGCCCTGGTGACGATCTTCCTGTTCCAGTTCGTCGCCATCTGGAACAACTTCTTCCTCCCGCTCGTGATGCTGCAGGACACGAAGCTGTATCCCCTCACGCTCGGCCTGCACACCTGGAACAGCCAGGTCACGCACTCGCCGCAGCTCCAGCTGTACGTGATCGTCGGCTCGCTGCTGTCGATCGTCCCTCTCGTCATCGCCTTCCTCGCGCTCCAGCGGTTCTGGCGCGGCGGCCTCGCCGAAGGCGGCGTGAAGGCGTAG
- a CDS encoding carbohydrate ABC transporter permease, with product MATSVVPPQLAQAPPPEPTRRRRVRHKGAIVGFLGPFVALFILFYLTPIAYAVWQSFHKVEREGTFGKATEVFAGFSQYTRVLENGDFWASIGRVLVFFVASIPLQLGLALLFALLLDSPLVKGKSFFRLAFFAPYAVPGVIAAIMWGFIYSPQISPFPQVADNVDLLGPGLVMFAMVNVVNWVYTGYNMLIIYSALQAIPKDVIEAATIDGAGQVRIAWSVKIPAVAPALVLTGVFSIIGTLQLFNEPRVFQSISSAVGSNYTPNLMVDATSNIPDYYFAAAMSVVLALITCTLSFTFLKLTQKRAFG from the coding sequence ATGGCGACCAGCGTCGTGCCGCCGCAGCTCGCGCAGGCCCCACCACCCGAACCCACCCGCCGTCGCCGGGTCCGCCACAAGGGCGCGATCGTCGGCTTCCTCGGGCCGTTCGTCGCCCTGTTCATCCTCTTCTACCTGACTCCCATCGCGTACGCGGTGTGGCAGTCGTTCCACAAGGTCGAGCGCGAGGGCACCTTCGGCAAGGCGACCGAGGTGTTCGCCGGCTTCAGCCAGTACACGCGGGTCCTGGAGAACGGCGACTTCTGGGCGAGCATCGGCCGGGTGCTCGTCTTCTTCGTCGCCTCGATCCCGCTCCAGCTCGGGCTCGCGCTGCTCTTCGCCCTCCTGCTCGACTCGCCGCTCGTGAAGGGCAAGAGCTTCTTCCGGCTCGCGTTCTTCGCGCCGTACGCCGTCCCCGGCGTCATCGCCGCGATCATGTGGGGCTTCATCTACTCGCCGCAGATCTCGCCGTTCCCCCAGGTCGCGGACAACGTCGACCTCCTCGGACCCGGCCTCGTGATGTTCGCGATGGTCAACGTCGTCAACTGGGTCTACACCGGCTACAACATGCTGATCATCTACTCGGCGCTGCAGGCGATCCCGAAGGACGTGATCGAGGCGGCGACGATCGACGGCGCAGGCCAGGTCCGGATCGCCTGGTCCGTGAAGATCCCCGCCGTCGCCCCGGCGCTCGTGCTGACCGGTGTCTTCTCGATCATCGGCACGCTCCAGCTGTTCAACGAGCCCCGAGTGTTCCAGTCGATCTCGAGCGCGGTCGGGAGCAACTACACGCCGAACCTCATGGTCGACGCGACCTCGAACATCCCCGACTACTACTTCGCCGCGGCCATGTCGGTGGTCCTGGCGCTCATCACCTGCACCTTGTCCTTCACGTTCCTCAAGCTGACCCAGAAGCGAGCCTTCGGATGA